The following are encoded together in the Adhaeribacter arboris genome:
- a CDS encoding ArsR/SmtB family transcription factor, with product MNLRRDVFQAIADPTRRTILLLVASQSMTAGAIAANFDTARPTVSKHLQILTECELLKQEQNGREIYYHLNPQKMKEIADFIEPFRQMWDDRFNKLETIMKKYKPNK from the coding sequence ATGAATTTAAGACGAGATGTATTTCAAGCCATAGCAGATCCGACCAGAAGAACGATCCTGTTGTTGGTAGCTTCGCAGTCCATGACGGCCGGCGCTATAGCGGCTAACTTTGACACTGCCCGACCAACTGTTTCCAAACACTTGCAAATTCTCACTGAATGTGAATTGCTTAAACAAGAGCAAAACGGCAGAGAAATTTACTATCACTTAAATCCCCAAAAAATGAAAGAAATAGCCGACTTTATTGAACCGTTCCGCCAAATGTGGGATGACCGGTTTAACAAATTAGAAACCATCATGAAGAAATACAAACCAAATAAGTAG